A segment of the Anaeromicrobium sediminis genome:
ATGAGTTGTATGGAAAAACTAGTGAATTAATAGGAAGACAGGCGCTACATGCTAAAAAACTAGCCTTTAATCAACCAAGAACAGGTGAAAGAATAGTTGTAGATTCTACTATTCCGAAGGATATAGAAAATTTAATAAATAGTTTGAAATAAAAGCAGATAAGTTAACTTATCTGCTTTTTATTGTGAGCTCAGCATGGAGGATAACTTGGCTGTGGCAAACATGGAGGAGTTGTGAATGAATATACATAAAAGCATGAAGAGTTTTAGAAATAATGCATAATTATGAATTAATATACATAAATAAACATAAATAGTTTTAAATTACATGAATAGTATGATTAGAAAGGGGAGATTTGCATGGAACATATGGGATTTTTATCGTTAATTCCACCTTTGTTAGCAATTATAGTATCTATTTTAACAAAGAATGTAATCGTATCATTATTCTTAGGAAGTTTTGTTGGAATTCTTATTATGTCAAATGGAATGGTGATAACAGCAACACAGACAATTATTGGAGACTATTTCTTTAAGCAGCTTACGGATAGTTATAATGCAGGCGTATTGGTATTACTGGTATTTATTGGTGGATTTGTAGCTTTGATGGAGAAATCAGGAGGATCAGCTGCATTTGCAGAAAAAGCAGCAAAATTTATAAACACAAGAGTAAAAACACAACTTGCAGCTTGGATTGGAGGAATTATAGTATTTTTCTCTGACCTTGGAACCCCCTTAATCGTAGGACCAATTTTTGAACCAATTTTTGATAAAGGTAAGGTTTCAAGAGAAAAACTAGCATGGATTATAGACTCTACTGCATCTCCAGTGGCGGTATTAGTACCCTTTATAGGTTGGGGTGTATATGTAATGGGTCTTATTCAAAAGGAATTCGAAAGCTTGAATATAATGGAATCAGATTGGAGTGCTTTTGTGCACGCTATACCTTTTCAGTTTTATCCAATTCTCACTATACTGATGGTTCCTTTGGTAGCTTTTACAGGTTTAGAGTTTGGGGCCATGGCAAAGGCTGAAAAGAGAGTGAGAGAAATAGGGGAATTATTTTGGTACAATTCAAAACCAATGAGAAAGTCAGAAAATATGAAAGAGATTCAGAACATAAAAAGTAGTGCTATGCTTGTATGGCTACCTATATTAGTTTTATTGGTAACTTTATTTGGTTTGTTAATTCCACATGGTTTTCCATTTAAAAAAGTATCTGGAAGTGTATTCAGAGTAGCATTGAGTACAGGTTACTTATTTGCAGGGATACTATTAATTATTATGATGAAATATTATAAAGTAAAAAAGTTACAAGAAGCTTTTGAAGTATATATATATGGTATGCAAAAGATGATGTACGTGGCTATTACATTAGTATTAGCATGGTCATTAGGAAACGTTATTAAAAATATGGGAACGGCTAATTACATAATAGAAATTATGGATGGAACAGTACCTTCTTATTTTGTACCCATATTAATTTTTATAGTTGGTGGGTGTATGTCTTTCGCAACTGGTAGTTCATGGGGAACATTTGCAGTTATGATTCCTTTAGCAATTCCTATGTCACATCATCTTGGGGCACCATTATATGCATGTATTGGAGCAGTCCTTTCAGGAGGATTGTTTGGAGATCATTGTTCTCCTATTTCTGATACAACAATACTAGCATCTACAGGAGCAGGATGTGATCATATAGATCATGTAAAAACACAATTACCTTATGCTATAGTAAATGCTGTTGCCGCATTAATTGCATATATAATGGCTGGAATAACTGGAAGTGCATCTACATTGATGATAGCAATTGTTATTATGATTATATCAGTAGTAGTAATTTCAAAATTACAAAGAAAAAATAAAGCAAATAGGAAATCAGATAAAGACCAAATGGCTTAATAGATTTCATTTTAAAAGGAGAGAGGTTTAAATAGTAAATAAAACGCTTCCTAAAACATACTATTAACAAAAAGAAGTGTTTTTTTATTTAAATGAGAGAATGCTTAAAGGAAAATTTAATAAATAGTTTGAGATAAAAGCAGATAGGTTAATTTAAATAAATTAACCTATCTGCTTTTTGCTTAATGATTTGATTTAAATTGTTTATAGATTAAAAATGAGGGTAGCAATATAACAGAGATTGAACAACTATTAAAAGAAATTAAAAAATAAAACTTCTTTTTTTCATCTTCGTCACATATGTTACAGAATTAAGACTAAAATTACCGTATCATATAGTTAAATCAATGATGAATATAAAAAATATTTTAAATACAGGGAGGAATAAGTAATGAGTAATATGTTTTGTTATCAATGTCAGGAGGCCGCTAAAGGTGTAGGATGTAGTAAGATCGGTGTATGTGGTAAGAGCGCCGATGTTGCCAACTCTCAAGACTTATTAATATATGTAGTAAAGGGAATTGCTGTATACGGAGAAAAATTAAGAGAATTAGGTCAAACGGATAAAGAAGTAGATAAGTTTGTAGTAGATGCATTATTCACAACTATTACTAATGCTAACTTCGACAGAGCTAACATAATTAAGAAAGTGCAAAAGGGATTAGAAATTAGAGATGAATTAAAAGCTAAGTTAATAAAAGCAGGAGTAAAAGTAGATGGAGCTACAAGCTCAAGTTGGTTATCTAAATTTATGGAAATCATCGGACTTGGAGCTAAAGAAGAAGTTAAATTAGCAGACGCTGCTATCTTTAATGCAGACTCTTTAGACCAATTAAATGAAAAAGCTAAGACAGTAGGAATTCTTGCTACTGAAAATGAAGATATTAGATCATTAAGAGAATTATTAACTTATGGCCTAAAAGGTATGGCTGCATACTTACATCATGCAAATAACTTAGGTTATGATAATGATGAAATCCACGCATTCATGGAAAAAGCATTAGTAGCTACTTTAAATGATGAATTAGGTGCAGATGATTTAGTAGGATTAACTCTAGAGTGTGGTAAATTTGCTGTAGATGTAATGGCATTATTAGATAAAGCTAACACAGAGTCATATGGTCACCCAGAAGTAACTAAGGTAAACATTGGAGTTAGAAATAACCCGGGAATCTTAATCAGTGGTCACGACTTAAACGACTTACAACAATTATTAGAGCAAACTAAGGGAACTGGAATAGACGTTTATACTCATAGTGAAATGTTACCAGCTCACTACTACCCAGCATTCAAGAAGTATGATCACTTTGCAGGAAACTATGGAAATGCATGGTGGAAGCAAAATGAAGAATTTGAAAAATTCAATGGTCCAATATTAATGACTACTAACTGTTTAGTAACACCAAAGAAATCATACAAAGATAGAGTTTATACTACAGGTGTAGTAGGATTTGATGGATTAACTCATATTCATGAAGATGAAAATGGAAAGAAAGATTTCTCAGTGATTATAGAACAGGCTAAGAAGTGTGAAGCTCCAGTTGAAATTGAAAAGGGAGAAATCGTTGGTGGATTTGCACACAACCAAGTAATGGCTGTTGCTGATAAAGTAGTAGAAGCTGTTAAATCTGGTGCTATTAAGAAGTTCTTCGTAATGGCAGGTTGTGACGGAAGAGTTAAGAGCAGAAATTACTACACTGAATTTGCAGAAAAATTACCAAAGGATACTGTTATCTTAACTGCAGGTTGTGCAAAATATAAGTACAACAAGTTAGACTTAGGAGACATTGGTGGAATTCCAAGAGTATTAGATGCAGGACAATGTAATGACTCTTACTCATTAGCAGTAATTGCACTTAAATTAAAAGAAGTATTTGGTCTTGAAGATATTAATGAATTACCAATTGCATACAACATTGCATGGTATGAGCAAAAGGCTGTAACAGTATTACTTGCATTACTTCACTTAGGAGTTAAAAACATTCACTTAGGACCAACATTACCAGCATTCTTATCTCCTAATGTGGCTAAAGTATTAGTAGATAACTTTGG
Coding sequences within it:
- the hcp gene encoding hydroxylamine reductase — its product is MSNMFCYQCQEAAKGVGCSKIGVCGKSADVANSQDLLIYVVKGIAVYGEKLRELGQTDKEVDKFVVDALFTTITNANFDRANIIKKVQKGLEIRDELKAKLIKAGVKVDGATSSSWLSKFMEIIGLGAKEEVKLADAAIFNADSLDQLNEKAKTVGILATENEDIRSLRELLTYGLKGMAAYLHHANNLGYDNDEIHAFMEKALVATLNDELGADDLVGLTLECGKFAVDVMALLDKANTESYGHPEVTKVNIGVRNNPGILISGHDLNDLQQLLEQTKGTGIDVYTHSEMLPAHYYPAFKKYDHFAGNYGNAWWKQNEEFEKFNGPILMTTNCLVTPKKSYKDRVYTTGVVGFDGLTHIHEDENGKKDFSVIIEQAKKCEAPVEIEKGEIVGGFAHNQVMAVADKVVEAVKSGAIKKFFVMAGCDGRVKSRNYYTEFAEKLPKDTVILTAGCAKYKYNKLDLGDIGGIPRVLDAGQCNDSYSLAVIALKLKEVFGLEDINELPIAYNIAWYEQKAVTVLLALLHLGVKNIHLGPTLPAFLSPNVAKVLVDNFGIGGITNVDDDLKMFLG
- a CDS encoding Na+/H+ antiporter NhaC family protein; the protein is MEHMGFLSLIPPLLAIIVSILTKNVIVSLFLGSFVGILIMSNGMVITATQTIIGDYFFKQLTDSYNAGVLVLLVFIGGFVALMEKSGGSAAFAEKAAKFINTRVKTQLAAWIGGIIVFFSDLGTPLIVGPIFEPIFDKGKVSREKLAWIIDSTASPVAVLVPFIGWGVYVMGLIQKEFESLNIMESDWSAFVHAIPFQFYPILTILMVPLVAFTGLEFGAMAKAEKRVREIGELFWYNSKPMRKSENMKEIQNIKSSAMLVWLPILVLLVTLFGLLIPHGFPFKKVSGSVFRVALSTGYLFAGILLIIMMKYYKVKKLQEAFEVYIYGMQKMMYVAITLVLAWSLGNVIKNMGTANYIIEIMDGTVPSYFVPILIFIVGGCMSFATGSSWGTFAVMIPLAIPMSHHLGAPLYACIGAVLSGGLFGDHCSPISDTTILASTGAGCDHIDHVKTQLPYAIVNAVAALIAYIMAGITGSASTLMIAIVIMIISVVVISKLQRKNKANRKSDKDQMA